The Anastrepha ludens isolate Willacy chromosome 2, idAnaLude1.1, whole genome shotgun sequence genome contains a region encoding:
- the LOC128867396 gene encoding uncharacterized protein LOC128867396: MEIDKELPNKETQERISYDEDLHETPRKSFLDLNDDCWIVICDWLSYEDLLNLSKVSSAYKEFVGNCLLPFKVTKWEIRFSKRRECMNLEDFDYIIKSIHLTVKELHLYSLPVTYFEAIKSYCFTCVTEAHVTTDHYMNAADNAALTSMFPNLRTFSPRGLCASATIVLFRHLENLTLTYCRNFSVKDFRRVLVSLHLKSLTLDIFKPNTLRHSRLNAMESPHLSKIEHITLNCSELDWLCFSDRNNTVSFQNLKVLVLKGHILGKKTVDKFFRNIQSLVPHNPYEIEMSNISYDLLCKIMVPEKNTFLKSVKILKFIHANIRLDVFGVPCRYRDLRELYFLYCYAEFSEDVLTILSNSKHLDVLSFEKCYTPYIILYEDFLKETLRRREKPLTLNWYSEQNDLEVHWGNQPQDMLKCTKEPHVASKLDDSMTILFK; the protein is encoded by the exons ATGGAGATAGATAAGGAATTGCCTAATAAAGAAACGCAAGAACGAATTTCGTACGACGAGGACCTGCATGAAACtccaagaaaaagttttttagaCTTGAATGACGATTGCTGGATCGTAATATGCGATTGGTTATCGTATGAAGACCTCTTAAATCTATCTAAAGTGTCCTCTGCGTATAAGGAGTTTGTGGGAAATTGTCTCTTACCGTTCAAAGTAACGAAATGGGAAATCAGGTTTTCAAAAAGACGCGAGTGCATGAATCTGGAGGACTttgattatattattaaatcCATCCATCTTACGGTTAAGGAGCTTCATTTGTATTCCCTGCCTGTTACATATTTTGAAGCGATAAAATCCTATTGCTTTACATGTGTTACCGAAGCACATGTAACCACGGACCATTACATGAATGCCGCAGATAACGCAGCGCTCACTTCCATGTTCCCGAATTTGCGAACCTTTTCGCCGCGTGGCCTTTGTGCCAGTGCGACAATAGTGCTGTTCCGCCATTTAGAGAATTTGACGCTGACCTACTGTCGAAACTTTAGTGTTAAAGATTTTCGACGTGTACTTGTATCGCTGCATTTGAAATCTTTAACTTTAGATATTTTTAAGCCAAACACTTTAAGACATTCGCGTTTAAATGCGATGGAAAGTCCACACTTAAGTAAAATCGAGCATATAACTTTAAATTGTAGTGAATTAGACTGGCTATGTTTTTCTGATCGTAACAACACAGTTTCGTTTCAAAACCTCAAGGTCTTAGTATTAAAAGGTCACATTTTGGGTAAGAAGACAGTTGACAAGTTCTTTAGAAATATACAATCGCTTGTGCCACATAATCCATATGAAATAGAGATGTCCAACATAAGCTATGATCTCCTTTGTAAAATTATGGTCCCAGAAAAgaacacttttttgaaaagCGTGAAAATACTCAAATTTATACATGCTAATATCAGACTGGACGTGTTTGGTGTGCCCTGCAGATATCGAGATCTTAGAGAGCTTTATTTTCTCTATTGCTATGCAGAATTTTCCGAGGACGTGCTgacaattttgtcaaattctaaaCACTTAGACGTACTCAGTTTCGAAAAGTGCTACACGCCATACATTATTCTATACGAAGATTTTCTGAAAGAAACTTTAAGAAGGCGTGAAAAGCCATTAACATTGAATTGGTACTCGGAGCAAAAC GATTTAGAAGTACATTGGGGAAACCAACCACAGGATATGCTGAAATGTACGAAAGAGCCGCAtgttgctagtaaattggaCGATTCGATGACAATACTATTTAAATGA